CGGGCGTCCTCACGGGAACCCGCGCGCATTTCGCGCTATGACGCCGGCTCGGAGGTTACATGGCTTGGACTCGCGCGCTCCTCTTCGCTCTGCTCTCCCTCGCCGTCGGCTGTGACGGCGGCGGGCCCGCGGACTCGGGCATCGACAGCGGCCCGGCAGACGCCGGCGCGGACGCGGCGCCGGACGCCGAGGCGGACTCCGGGATCTGCGACGAGTTCATGCCGGAGCTCTGCCCGCGCGAGTACCCGAACACGCCCATCAACCTCCGCGACCTCTGCCAGGTGTTCGCCGACGTGTTCTGCCGCGCCAACCAGAACTGCTGCACGCGGATCGAAGACCAGTACTCGTCCTACTCCACGTGCATCATGGACCAGGAGCAGCGCTGCGAGTTCGGCGAGCGACCCTTCGAGGTGCAGGCGAGCGTGACCGCGGGCGAGGCGCTCTACAGCGGCGGCGCGGCCGGCGACACGCTCGCGCGGCTCGGTCCGATGGCCGACGCGTGCGAGCCGGTGCGGCTCGGGCCGGAGCTCGACACGGCGTACACGGGCCTCATCGCGTCCGGCGAGGCGTGCGACGCGTGGCCCGAGTGTGAAGATCGCTCCTTCTGCCTGCCCTTCGGCGCGCCGGACGCGATCTGCCGCCTGGCGCCGAACGTGGGCACCGCGTGCACCTCGCACCGCGACTGCGCCACCCGCGACTACCGCTGCGGCAGCGACGGCATGTGCGCCGAGCGCCTCGCGGACGGGGAGAGCTGCCTCGACAGCTTCGAGTGCGAGAGCCTCCTCTGCATGGACGGCACCTGCGCCGAGTTCACCGGCGACACCGCCTTCTGCGTCGACCTCGACGGCCCCGGCGACGCCTTCGGCTACTGACGGGATCGTCAGCGCGGGAAGAGCGCGTCGAGCTCGGCCTCGAGATCTTCCGGGATCTCGACGTCGAGCGCGCCCAGGTTGTCCTCGAGCTGGCCGAGCTTGGTGGCGCCCGTGATCACGCTCGAGATCGCGTCGCGCCGAAGGCACCAGGCGAGGGCGAGCTGCGCCGGGGTGCAGCCGAGCTCCCGCGCGTGGGCGCTCAGCTGGCGCAGGCGAGGGCGCGTCTCGTCGGTGAGGACGTCGTCCAGCCAGCTCGTGTCCGCGCCGCGGGTGCCCTCGGGCACTCCGTCGTCGTACTTGCCGCTGAGCGCGCCGCCCGCGAGCGGGCTCCACACCACCAGCCCCATGCCGAGCCGGCTGGCGACCGGCAGGACGCGCTTCTCGATGTCGCGCTTCAGCAGGTTGTAGCGGGGCTGCTCCACGATGGGGGCGTGGTAGTTGCGCAGCCCACAGAGCGCGTGAGTCTTGAGCAGCGTCGAGGCGCCCCAGCAGCTCGTGCCCCAGTAGAGGACCTTGCCCATGCGCACGAGGTCGTCCATCGCGCGGACCGTCTCCTCGAGCGGCGTGTCGGGGTCCTCGCGGTGGCAGAAGTAAAGGTCGAGGTAGTCGGTGCCGAGGCGCCGCAGGCTCGCGTCGCAGCTCTCCATGATGTGCTTGCGGCTCAGCCCGCGATCGTTCGGGCCCTCGCCGGTCGGCCAGAAGCACTTGCTCGCGATCACCAGCGAGGAGCGGCGCACCTCGGGGAGCCACGCGCCGACCGCGCGCTCCGCGGCGCCGTCGTGACCGTAGACGTCGGCGAGATCGACGTAGTTGACGCCGCGATCGATCGCGCCGCGCAGGATCGTCTCGGTGGCGTCCTGGTCGACGCTCTCGCCCAGCGTCAGCCAGCCGCCGATGGAGATCGCGCTGACCTTCAGGCCGCTCGAGCCCAGCCGTCGGTATTGCATTCCGCGGTTATCGCACGAAGTAGGCCCGCCGCATCACCGTGCTCTGCTGCGGAGAGATGCGTCCCGCCTGCGCGGCCCAGAACATGAGCAGGTCGGCGCCCGCGCCGCGACACTCGCTCGGGAGCAGGAAGCCGTCTCCGTCGCGGTCGCGCGCGATGCGGCACTCCTCGGTGTCGGGGAACGGGTCGTTGACCTGGCCGTCGATCTCGCTCGTGTGGAAGAGGCCCATGTAGTGGCCGACCTCGTGGGCGATGACGAGCCCGATCTCGTCGAGCGGGATGAGGTCTACGCTGATCGCGACGCCGCTCGCGCCGTTGCCGGGCAGGACGTGGGGGCCGGGGATGCCGCTCGCGATGCCGAGCGCGCCCTCGATCGAGCGGACGAAGAAGATGGCGAGCCCCGGGCGGTTCTGCCCCGCCGTCAGCCGGTACATGTCGTCCAGCTCGTCCGGCACGCCGATGGGCCCGCTCGCGCCCTCGAGCACGGCGAAGTCGTCGCGCAGCGCGCCGAAGACCTCGTGCACGCGCAGCTCTCCGAGCTCGACCCCCGCGGCTCGCAAGACGGCTCCGGCGTCGGCCATCGCGCGGTTCAGCTCCGCCGGGGGACGACCTCCGCGCGCGGTCCAGTCGCCGCCGCCGACGAGGTAGGCGTCGACGTCGATGACGCGGCCTTCGCCCGAGCGCTGGACGACGAAGCGCTCGAGCGGCGTGCGCGCGCCGGCGCCGAAGGAGACGGTGAAGCCGCGGCGCTCATCGGGCGTGTTGGGGCCGTTCGGGTAGAGCAGCGTGACCGTGTCGGTGATCGTCAGCGCGCCGGCTCCCCACACCGGCGCCGGCCCGTCGGCGGGGCGATCGAGCAGGTCCACCACCACCTCGCGCGGCATGCGCGTCGAGATCGAGGCCATGAACGGGGTCGTCGAGGCCTGCCCGTTCCAGACGACGAGCGCGTTGTCCCCGAGGGTCGGGAGCGTCTCGTCGATGAAGTCCATGCCGCCCGGCACGACGGGCCCCGGCTCCGGCCCGACCACGCGCACGCCCTCCGGCGCCGCGACGAGCGCGGTGCAGGCCATCAGCGGTTGCATGCTGCGGGGGGAGGTCGGCACGAACACCTCGCGGCAGCGCTCGTCCGGGGCGCAGTCCACGTGGCTCCCGCAGGGCTCCACGCAGACGCCGCTCGTCGCGCAGAGGCCGCGGTCGCACTGCTCGGCCGTGCGGCACGCCTCGCCGAGCGGGAAGCCGCCGGGGTCGGTCGCGCCGCACGCGAGCGGGAGCGGGACGAGGTCGGCCGGCGGCTCGCCGACGGCGCGTCGGCAAACCCCTCCGCCGCAGTCCGCGTCACGCTGACAGGGACCTTCGATGACCACGCCCGAATCGACGCCCGAGTCGACCCCGGAGTCGGGAGCGGGGGCGACGCCCGAATCCTCCCCCGCGTCGCGCGCGGCCCCGGCGTCCACTTCGGGGGGGTCGACCGCGAGCACGGAGCGGGCTCCGCAGCCGCCCAGCGTCGCGCCGATCATCCACAGGAGCGAGACGAAGACGGGACGACGCATTCACGTGCATGTAGCATGCGAGGCCGTTTCGGGCTTTCGTTTCACGCGGTTTCACGCCATGCTGCGGGCAGCCGCGCGGACCCTCCGAGCGGATCGGGCCGGGTTCACCGGACCGTGAAAGGCTCCCCCATCTCGAACGAAGATCAGGCCGTGCGTGAGGCGAGTGACGACGACCGTCGCGCGCGCGCCATCGAAGGGGGCCGTGCCTGGGCAGCCAGCGTGCGTGAGACCG
This DNA window, taken from Sandaracinaceae bacterium, encodes the following:
- a CDS encoding aldo/keto reductase family protein — protein: MQYRRLGSSGLKVSAISIGGWLTLGESVDQDATETILRGAIDRGVNYVDLADVYGHDGAAERAVGAWLPEVRRSSLVIASKCFWPTGEGPNDRGLSRKHIMESCDASLRRLGTDYLDLYFCHREDPDTPLEETVRAMDDLVRMGKVLYWGTSCWGASTLLKTHALCGLRNYHAPIVEQPRYNLLKRDIEKRVLPVASRLGMGLVVWSPLAGGALSGKYDDGVPEGTRGADTSWLDDVLTDETRPRLRQLSAHARELGCTPAQLALAWCLRRDAISSVITGATKLGQLEDNLGALDVEIPEDLEAELDALFPR